The proteins below come from a single Vanessa tameamea isolate UH-Manoa-2023 chromosome 15, ilVanTame1 primary haplotype, whole genome shotgun sequence genomic window:
- the LOC113399142 gene encoding uncharacterized protein LOC113399142 isoform X1 yields MQHPVLLNLAYHLLSAVFICIHSAVNTFKMFSYIFIVILLLESVSSQINGEFWWLHNKASELRQVEAPPPKFDDITEIETDESVKVVFKDNDLSSKEMRKFEKSKDISMNQGKRLSVIYFQDKSELSKPAFIEDNTFNNIKTKNNITVLKENDKNIFNSLSRKESYILNNKSQNDGDEFVFVFPKSNEILLEDNTSSPIDSYMTNPHNILKKPNTILNDKVWFEEETKLSESESICTFITKQECIRNNGTIHTPGNCRSFHRNSIFSTRKLCCILPLTSNISSRTRQSNNYNKLKRYKRSNAIENLNVALKQRNALLERRQNTLKAQTPKLTATTVRSKPSNKIATPEYVDPYWNVKNSKFRNPGLQSSMSTDYQNTKYDYNNPEYVEDYAVELPKPGLVGLYSDREDSRRQTSWKTKNMNKGIYYDVTDSVSDEDGESDFPFGYSTFDPRLGDRVSTDNPRRVNRKPQRLILSTEDNNDSESQIINFHATPDFHVLDGFKLINLGKNKNRYVRKTTEQLYDNDEDIISSFDLTTSKTTVSNEDYIDGIDLSQQIYKKCGKIIKKPAFDMNFEKYVAEGGCDPWLAFVVLTKRMQSILCYATIIHQRAAVTAADCVHGKSPGEITTISGVWDLKANKEVSQTRMSTVYTHLFKPGELDNNLALLHWKRPLKIEPNVQPACLSDPHVGDDCYFVGWGGYDQALQPQPQRQHATILTPQNCNQKVSAPDVDIPTGAFCASVKTRGTVTGIGGPLLCKNNDRISIVGVAVYREDIVLLLSTFDWIITALQELHIN; encoded by the exons ATGCAACATCCTGTCCTTTTAAATTTAGCCTATCACCTTTTATCCGCAGTTTTCATTTGCATTCACTCCGCCGTgaacacatttaaaatgttctcgtatatttttattgttatattgttgtTAGAATCAGTTTCATCACAAATAAATGGTGAATTCTGGTGGTTGCATAACAAGGCTTCAGAATTACGTCAAGTTGAAGCACCTCCACCGAAATTTGATGATATTACAGAAATTGAAACTGATGAAAGTGTTAAAGTTGTTTTTAAGGATAATGATCTAAGCTCCAAAGAAATgagaaaatttgaaaaaagtaaagATATATCTATGAATCAGGGTAAGAGActatctgttatttattttcaagacAAAAGTGAACTATCTAAACCGGCTTTCATAGAAgacaatacttttaataatattaaaaccaaaaataatatcacgGTCCTTAAAGAAAACGACAAGAACATTTTTAATTCGCTTTCGAGAAaagaaagttatatattaaacaataagtcTCAAAACGATGGAGAcgaatttgtatttgtttttccaaaaagtaatgaaattttattggaAGACAACACCTCATCTCCAATTGATTCATATATGACTAATCCTCATAACATACTCAAGAAACCTAACACAATTTTAAATGACAAAGTATGGTTTGAAGAAGAAACGAAGTTATCTGAATCAGAAAGcatatgtacttttattactaaacaaGAATGCATTCGAAATAACGGAACGATTCATACACCGGG caatTGCAGGTCATTCCATAGAAACAGCATATTCAGCACTCGTAAACTCTGTTGTATACTCCCGCTGACTTCAAACATATCATCGAGAACTCGACAgtctaataattataacaagttAAAACGATATAAACGTTCAAATGCCATCGAAAACTTGAATGTAgctttaaaacaaagaaatgcCTTATTGGAAAGAAGACAAAATACTTTAAAGGCTCAAACACCTAAATTAACAGCTACAACTGTACGTTCTAAACCTTCTAATAAAATAGCTACGCCAGAATACGTGGATCCATATTGGAATGTAAAAAACTCTAAATTTAGAAATCCCGGACTGCAAAGTAGTATGTCCACTGATTATCAAAATACTAAGTACGACTACAACAACCCGGAATACGTAGAAGATTATGCTGTAGAATTACCTAAGCCAGGTCTAGTCGGCCTTTATTCTGACCGCGAAGATTCACGACGACAAACTAGttggaaaacaaaaaatatgaataaaggaatttactATGACGTCACAGACAGTGTCAGCGATGAAGATGGTGAGAGTGATTTTCCATTTGGATACTCAACTTTCGATCCGAGACTAG gTGATCGTGTATCAACGGATAATCCTAGACGTGTGAATCGTAAACCACAACGATTAATTTTATCAACTGAAGACAACAATGATTCCGAaagtcaaataattaatttccatgCAACTCCAGATTTTCATGTTCTAGATGGGTTTAAGCTTATTAACTTaggaaaaaacaaaaacagatacGTAAGAAAAACAACAGAACAATTGTATGACAACGATGAAGACATAATATCATCATTTGACTTAACGACTTCAAAAACTACTGTTTCTAatgaagattatattgatgGAATTGATCTAAGTCaacagatttataaaaaatgtggaaaaattataaaaaaacccgCTTTCGACATGAACTTcg aaaaatatgtCGCAGAAGGTGGATGTGACCCTTGGCTAGCTTTTGTCGTGTTAACTAAGAGAATGCAAAGTATCCTTTGTTACGCAACAATTATACATCAGCGGGCAGCCGTCACTGCTGCGGACTGCGTCCATGG TAAATCACCGGGCGAAATTACCACAATCAGCGGTGTTTGGGACTTGAAGGCAAATAAAGAAGTTTCTCAAACCAGAATGTCGACTGTTTATACTCATCTGTTTAAGCCTGGTGAACTCGATAACAATCTCGCTCTTTTg CACTGGAAACGGCCTTTAAAGATAGAGCCAAATGTCCAACCCGCGTGCCTGTCAGATCCACACGTAGGAGATGATTGTTACTTTGTCGGCTGGGGCGGTTACGATCAag cttTACAACCGCAACCACAACGACAGCATGCGACCATACTCACTCCACAGAATTGTAACCAAAAAGTATCTGCGCCTGACGTTGATATACCCACCGGTGCTTTTTGTGCTTCTGTTAAAACTCGTGGGACCGTG acggGTATCGGTGGTCCACTTTTATGCAAAAATAATGATCGAATATCCATAGTGGGTGTAGCAGTTTACCGAGAAGACATCGTCTTACTTCTATCCACATTTGATTGGATAATCACCGCACTACAGGAGCtccatatcaattaa
- the LOC113399142 gene encoding uncharacterized protein LOC113399142 isoform X2 codes for MQHPVLLNLAYHLLSAVFICIHSAVNTFKMFSYIFIVILLLESVSSQINGEFWWLHNKASELRQVEAPPPKFDDITEIETDESVKVVFKDNDLSSKEMRKFEKSKDISMNQGKRLSVIYFQDKSELSKPAFIEDNTFNNIKTKNNITVLKENDKNIFNSLSRKESYILNNKSQNDGDEFVFVFPKSNEILLEDNTSSPIDSYMTNPHNILKKPNTILNDKVWFEEETKLSESESICTFITKQECIRNNGTIHTPGSFHRNSIFSTRKLCCILPLTSNISSRTRQSNNYNKLKRYKRSNAIENLNVALKQRNALLERRQNTLKAQTPKLTATTVRSKPSNKIATPEYVDPYWNVKNSKFRNPGLQSSMSTDYQNTKYDYNNPEYVEDYAVELPKPGLVGLYSDREDSRRQTSWKTKNMNKGIYYDVTDSVSDEDGESDFPFGYSTFDPRLGDRVSTDNPRRVNRKPQRLILSTEDNNDSESQIINFHATPDFHVLDGFKLINLGKNKNRYVRKTTEQLYDNDEDIISSFDLTTSKTTVSNEDYIDGIDLSQQIYKKCGKIIKKPAFDMNFEKYVAEGGCDPWLAFVVLTKRMQSILCYATIIHQRAAVTAADCVHGKSPGEITTISGVWDLKANKEVSQTRMSTVYTHLFKPGELDNNLALLHWKRPLKIEPNVQPACLSDPHVGDDCYFVGWGGYDQALQPQPQRQHATILTPQNCNQKVSAPDVDIPTGAFCASVKTRGTVTGIGGPLLCKNNDRISIVGVAVYREDIVLLLSTFDWIITALQELHIN; via the exons ATGCAACATCCTGTCCTTTTAAATTTAGCCTATCACCTTTTATCCGCAGTTTTCATTTGCATTCACTCCGCCGTgaacacatttaaaatgttctcgtatatttttattgttatattgttgtTAGAATCAGTTTCATCACAAATAAATGGTGAATTCTGGTGGTTGCATAACAAGGCTTCAGAATTACGTCAAGTTGAAGCACCTCCACCGAAATTTGATGATATTACAGAAATTGAAACTGATGAAAGTGTTAAAGTTGTTTTTAAGGATAATGATCTAAGCTCCAAAGAAATgagaaaatttgaaaaaagtaaagATATATCTATGAATCAGGGTAAGAGActatctgttatttattttcaagacAAAAGTGAACTATCTAAACCGGCTTTCATAGAAgacaatacttttaataatattaaaaccaaaaataatatcacgGTCCTTAAAGAAAACGACAAGAACATTTTTAATTCGCTTTCGAGAAaagaaagttatatattaaacaataagtcTCAAAACGATGGAGAcgaatttgtatttgtttttccaaaaagtaatgaaattttattggaAGACAACACCTCATCTCCAATTGATTCATATATGACTAATCCTCATAACATACTCAAGAAACCTAACACAATTTTAAATGACAAAGTATGGTTTGAAGAAGAAACGAAGTTATCTGAATCAGAAAGcatatgtacttttattactaaacaaGAATGCATTCGAAATAACGGAACGATTCATACACCGGG GTCATTCCATAGAAACAGCATATTCAGCACTCGTAAACTCTGTTGTATACTCCCGCTGACTTCAAACATATCATCGAGAACTCGACAgtctaataattataacaagttAAAACGATATAAACGTTCAAATGCCATCGAAAACTTGAATGTAgctttaaaacaaagaaatgcCTTATTGGAAAGAAGACAAAATACTTTAAAGGCTCAAACACCTAAATTAACAGCTACAACTGTACGTTCTAAACCTTCTAATAAAATAGCTACGCCAGAATACGTGGATCCATATTGGAATGTAAAAAACTCTAAATTTAGAAATCCCGGACTGCAAAGTAGTATGTCCACTGATTATCAAAATACTAAGTACGACTACAACAACCCGGAATACGTAGAAGATTATGCTGTAGAATTACCTAAGCCAGGTCTAGTCGGCCTTTATTCTGACCGCGAAGATTCACGACGACAAACTAGttggaaaacaaaaaatatgaataaaggaatttactATGACGTCACAGACAGTGTCAGCGATGAAGATGGTGAGAGTGATTTTCCATTTGGATACTCAACTTTCGATCCGAGACTAG gTGATCGTGTATCAACGGATAATCCTAGACGTGTGAATCGTAAACCACAACGATTAATTTTATCAACTGAAGACAACAATGATTCCGAaagtcaaataattaatttccatgCAACTCCAGATTTTCATGTTCTAGATGGGTTTAAGCTTATTAACTTaggaaaaaacaaaaacagatacGTAAGAAAAACAACAGAACAATTGTATGACAACGATGAAGACATAATATCATCATTTGACTTAACGACTTCAAAAACTACTGTTTCTAatgaagattatattgatgGAATTGATCTAAGTCaacagatttataaaaaatgtggaaaaattataaaaaaacccgCTTTCGACATGAACTTcg aaaaatatgtCGCAGAAGGTGGATGTGACCCTTGGCTAGCTTTTGTCGTGTTAACTAAGAGAATGCAAAGTATCCTTTGTTACGCAACAATTATACATCAGCGGGCAGCCGTCACTGCTGCGGACTGCGTCCATGG TAAATCACCGGGCGAAATTACCACAATCAGCGGTGTTTGGGACTTGAAGGCAAATAAAGAAGTTTCTCAAACCAGAATGTCGACTGTTTATACTCATCTGTTTAAGCCTGGTGAACTCGATAACAATCTCGCTCTTTTg CACTGGAAACGGCCTTTAAAGATAGAGCCAAATGTCCAACCCGCGTGCCTGTCAGATCCACACGTAGGAGATGATTGTTACTTTGTCGGCTGGGGCGGTTACGATCAag cttTACAACCGCAACCACAACGACAGCATGCGACCATACTCACTCCACAGAATTGTAACCAAAAAGTATCTGCGCCTGACGTTGATATACCCACCGGTGCTTTTTGTGCTTCTGTTAAAACTCGTGGGACCGTG acggGTATCGGTGGTCCACTTTTATGCAAAAATAATGATCGAATATCCATAGTGGGTGTAGCAGTTTACCGAGAAGACATCGTCTTACTTCTATCCACATTTGATTGGATAATCACCGCACTACAGGAGCtccatatcaattaa